In Mustela lutreola isolate mMusLut2 chromosome 1, mMusLut2.pri, whole genome shotgun sequence, one genomic interval encodes:
- the LOC131822702 gene encoding olfactory receptor 5AN1, producing the protein MIGRGNITQITYFILLGFSDFPRILTVLFVVFLLIYILTLTWNLCLIILIRMDSHLHTPMYFFLSNLSFIDICYVTSIAPKMLSNFFQEQQTITFVGCAVQYFVFSTMGLSESCLMTAMAYDRYSAICNPLLYSSIMSPTLCIWMVLGSYLAGLSASTSQLYAMFQLHFCGPNVIKHFFCDMPQLIILSCTDTFFVQLLIAILTMFFGIINALIIMISYGYIVMSIMKITSAKGRSKAFNTCASHLTAVSLFYTSTVYVYLSSSSGGSSTFDRFASVFYTVAIPMLNPLIYSLRNKEIKDALKRFQKKRWFC; encoded by the coding sequence ATGATTGGGAGAGGAAATATTACACAGATCACCTATTTCATCCTTTTGGGATTCTCTGATTTTCCCAGAATCCTAACAGTGCTCTTTGTTGTATTCCTGCTGATCTACATTTTGACTCTGACTTGGAACCTGTGCCTCATCATCTTAATAAGGATGGACTCTCAcctccacacacccatgtacttcttcctcagtAATCTGTCCTTCATAGATATCTGCTATGTGACCTCTATAGCTCCCAAGATGCTCTCCAACTTTTTCCAAGAGCAGCAGACCATCACCTTTGTGGGTTGTGCTGTTCAGTACTTTGTCTTTTCAACCATGGGACTGAGTGAGTCTTGTCTCATGACAGCCATGGCTTATGACCGATATAGTGCCATTTGCAATCCACTTCTCTATTCATCCATCATGTCACCCACCCTCTGTATTTGGATGGTGCTGGGATCCTATTTGGCTGGACTATCTGCTTCTACATCTCAGTTGTATGCCATGTTTCAGCTCCACTTTTGTGGGCCTAATGTCATCAAGCACTTCTTCTGTGACATGCCCCAACTGATAATCCTGTCCTGCACTGATACTTTCTTTGTGCAACTGTTGATTGCTATATTAACAATGTTCTTTGGGATAATAAATGCCCTCATTATCATGATATCCTATGGCTATATTGTTATGTCCATCATGAAGATCACTTCAGCTAAAGGCAGGTCCAAAGCGTTCAACACTTGTGCTTCTCATCTGACAGCAGTTTCCCTCTTCTATACTTCAACTGTCTATGTCTATTTGAGTTCCAGCTCTGGCGGTTCCTCCACTTTTGACAGATTTGCATCAGTATTCTACACTGTGGCCATTCCGATGTTGAATCCCTTGATTTACAGTCTGAGGAACAAGGAAATCAAAGATGCCTTGAAGAGGTTCCAAAAGAAGAGATGGTTCTGCTGA